TTGCCATTATTTTCAATAACCTGAACACGAAGATCCGGAAACTTGAAAAAGAGGTATCAGACCTCAATTCCAAAATCAATAAAAAAGCACCACATACTGAGATACCCCAGGAAGCTCCTCTTGCAAAAGAAACTATTATTCCGTCACAAACACAAATTCACGAACCTCAGAGAGAAACCATCACTCCGGATGAAAATACGGAACACGCACCACTCATTCAAAAAGACTGGTTACATCCTGTTTTTGAATTTTTAAAACAAAATATTCTTACCGTTATTGGGATTTTCACCTTAGTACTTGGGATTGGTTACTTTGTAAAATATGCTATTGACAAAAACTGGATCGGAGAAACTGCAAGAGCAGGAATTGGTCTTTGTACCGGAACAATCATTATACTTGTTGGGCATTTCCTCAGAAAGAATTATAAGACGTTTGCCTCCATTATTACAGGAGGCGGAATTGCCGTTTTATATTTCACAACCACCATCGCCTTTCAGGAATATCATCTCTTCACTCAAAATACCGCTTTTGTCATCACTTCAGTGATCACAGCCATTTCCATTATCTTATCTTACTATTATAAAAGTGAAGTTTTGATCATTTTTTCATTGATAGGAGGTTTCACAGCCCCATTGATGATCAGCACAGGAGAAAGCAACTACTTGTTTCTTTTCACTTACCTCACTCTATTAAATATCGGAATGTTGGCTGTTGCTTTTCTTCAGCATTGGAAAAGCGTGGGCTGGACTGCCTATGTATTTACCAGTATCTATCTTTTTTACTGGACTGTAGATTTTCCTGAGCTTTTAAGCGTTACTTTTTACCTTATCAGCTATGTTATTTTTTACATTTTTGCCCTACTCGATTATTTCAGGAAAGACCAACTTTCCGTTTATGATATTCTCATGCTGGCTTTAATCAATTGCTCAAGTGTTATCGGGTTAACTTATATCTTTAATGAATTGCAGTATGAACCTGTTATTATCTTCCCACTTATTTTTGCATTGGTAAATACCATTCTCCTATTCAGAGAATATGGAAAACGCAATTTCGGAACTTCTTTTTCTGTGTTTGCCGGAATTACAGTGAGTCTGATTACTATAGCTGTTGCTTTACAGTTTAAAACACATCTCATCACCAGTGTTTGGGCGATAGAAGCCTCCCTACTCCTTTTCATATGGAAAAAGACCGGTCACAAAATCTTTAAAACATGTTTTCATGTTCTTTTCCCATTGGTCATTTTCGCTCAGATCATTACCTGGTGCGAATATTTCAACGCGAAGGATCTCAACATCATTTTCAATCCGGTATTTTTAACAAGCCTTGTCACTATTGTTTCAACAGGGATTAATTTATATCTATTAAAAAACAACAATAAAGAAACAAACACAGAGATTAATCCTTTTTTCGAGGATCTTATTACATTAGCAAGTTATGGAGTAATCTATACTGCTGTTCTTTTAGAAATCATCTACCATATTAATGATATGCCATGGGCTGTAATAACTAGCGTAGGATTATTATACAGCATCTTTATATTTTCATTTTATTGCTGTTCAGAAAAAAACTGAGTATTGCCAATGACCTTGAAACTGGACTGATCTATCTTTTCATGATTCTTATTATGATTAATATTTCCGTTTCTACCTCATCAATCGTTACTGATATTTTATCAAAACAACTTCAGAACAGTTTTTACTTATTGCATTTACTTCAATGGATTCCTTTTATATATGTATCTGTAAAAATAATTCCTGATACAAAATTCCACCAATCGAAAATATCCTATTGGATTATTTCCCTTGCCTTTATTGTTTCAGTCAGTTGTGAACTTCATCATTTATATGTTTTAATCGTTTCTAAAGACCTACCAGATTCTTATGCTGCAAAAAATCATTTTAATATTCTTTATTTGCCTATTATCTGGACGATTCTTGCCAGCCTATTTATCTATATCGGATTAAAAAGAAATATTCAGGAATACAATAAAGTTGGCTTTGCTTTGATTGGATTGATGGTTGTAAAACTTTATGGTTATGATGTTTGGCAAATGGATAATATCTCAAGGATCAGTGCATTTATTGCCCTTGGAATTATTTTACTATTGAGTTCATTTACTTTTCAGCGCCTTAAAAACATCATCAAAAACATGGTTGATAAAAAAGAAGAAAACCAAAGAAATCAGGATTTATAATTGGATTAAATGTTTTTATTTCTAAATAAAATGTAAAACATTTCAATATTTAATTCACATTTTATAAAAAATAACTATATTTATCACGTTTTTAACAGTTACATATTCTGATTATGAAAAAATTACTCTACTCTTTTTTAATACTGTCTTCTGCAACTTTATTTGCACAAAAAAAGCTTGCAGTTGCCAATAATACGATTGGAACAGAAGACCTGTTCAAATCGAAAGGCACCCACATGCAGGTTGTGAAAACATATACTACTTCAGCCAGCCTTCCTGCCAATTTGAAAAAATACAGCTCTGTTTTTACAAACGGAGTTACTGAGTATAAATTCACCAAAGGTCCTAATACGTTTGATGTGATCACATTAGCTGTCCTGAACGAGCAAAGTGGCATTCCTAGCAACAATTCTGTTTTTATTGATGGTAATGAATTTACCGATTCATCTACTAAAATATTTCCGAAAATTGTAGCTAAGACTGAGATCAAAAATTATAACGGAAAGCCTACTTTCTATATTTATACAACCAAGTAATTTTTAACAATACAAAAAAGGATAGCATTGATTGCTATCCTTTTTTATTTAATATTTCTTTCCCCACTTCTTCTTGAGCTCTTCATAGATTTTTTTTTCTGTGGCATTATTCCCAGGTTCGTACAACTTCACATCTTTGATCTCCTGAGGAAGAAAATCCTGATCTACAAAATTACCCTCGTAAGAATGGGCGTATTTATATTCTTTTCCATAGTCCATATCTTTCATCAACTTAGTAGGGGCATTTCTTAAATGAAGTGGCACAGGTAGATTTCCCGTTTGTTTCACCAATGCTAACGCTTCGTTAATCGCCATATATGCGGAATTGCTTTTAGGAGAAACAGCCAGATATATTGCGGCCTCACTTAGGATAATTCTTGCTTCGGGGTTTCCAATAACATTCACAGCCTGGAAGCAATTATTAGCAATCACCAATGCATTAGGATTGGCCAGCCCAATATCTTCAGCAGCAAGAATGAGCATTCTTCTTGCAATAAACTTAATATCTTCCCCTCCGGCAAGCATTCTTGCCAACCAATATACAGCTCCGTTGGGATCACTTCCACGCATCGATTTAATGAACGCTGAAATAATATCATAGTGCTGTTCCCCATTTTTATCATACAAAGCCATCGTCTCCTGAAGTACTTCCAGCACATCAGAATTGATAATCTCTTTGGTTTCTGAATTTCTATACTGATTTAAAACCAATTCTACAGAATTGATCAATTTTCTCGCATCACCTCCCGAGTATTGAATAAGGGCTTCTTTTTCAAGAACTTTAAAATCGGCTCCTTCCTCTTTATTATATCTTTCAGAAGCAATATCAACAAGTTCTTCAAGTTTTTCATAACTTAAAGCTTTCAAAACATACACCTGGCTTCTTGAAAGCAGAGCAGATACCACCTCAAAGCTTGGATTTTCGGTAGTAGCTCCTATCAAGACAATCCAACCTTTCTCTACAGCATGCAACAAAGAGTCTTGTTGCGATTTATTAAAACGGTGAATCTCATCAATAAATAAAATAGGAGATTTTCCTGAAAACAAATTCTGCTTTTTAGCATCATCAATAACATCACGAACATCCTTTACTCCTGAAGAGACAGCTGAAAGTTTATAAAATTTTCTCCCTGAGCTTTCAGAAATAATTTCAGCCAGAGTCGTTTTCCCTGTTCCCGGTGGACCCCAAAAAATAAGGGAATTGAGACTATTGTTTTCAATCATTTTTCTGATCGTCCCTTTTTCGCCGGTAAGATGCTCCTGCCCTAATACATCCTCCAGGGTTTTAGGTCTTAGTTTCTCGGCTAATGGAATATTTTGATTCAAAGTACTTTTATTTTTTTTAGATCAATATTTCAGATTTCTACCCTCTGAAACTTCTAACAAAATTAAACTAATTTTCATTTTTTTACCCTATTTTTGCATTGTTTTGAAACTTACATTCAATAAAATCATTACATTTCCTTTGGTAATTTTGATAAAATTTTACCAATGGTTCATCTCGCCCCTACTTCCTAAAAATTGTCGTTACGAACCCACCTGCTCTCATTATATGATAGAGTCTTTAAGGGTTCATGGTATATTTAAAGGATTCTGGCTGGGATTCAAGAGGATTTTAAGATGTCATCCCTGGGGAGGAAGTGGCTATGACCCTGTTCCCCCGAAACATAACCATCAATAAAAACAAACTATTAAATCAATAGAAAAATGAATACTATTTTTTTCAGAATTTACCTTGTCATATTTGCATTGGTTACTCAGTGCCTTTTTGCACAGGAATACCCTGGGGGTTTATCTGACGGAACTTTAGATATCAACGGAAACAATGTTCCTGTAAAAATCTATTCCACTACAGAATTGGGAGACCTTAGTGCTTTTCCGGACAGAGGAATTAAAGATAATGTTCTGGTCATTCTTAACGAATCCAATTTTGAACCTGCTTATTACACTTACAGCTCTTCAACATTGGCGAGATTCAAGGATTCACAATACCAGTTTTTCGATAAAAATTTCAAACTGATCAATACAGCGGTTACCAAAGATAATATTACAACATTTAAATATGCGGTAAAATCTGCAAAACCTATTGCTGAATCTGATAAAGTTGCTCTTAAAACATCCTTTAAAATATGGGATCCTTCAAAAGGAATTCATCTTGGAGCGTTTACTTTACACTTTTACAGCTTAATGTTTGTTCTTGCATTTGGTTTAGGATATATTTTAATGACCAGAATCTTTAAAATTGACCATGTGAATCAGAAATACCTGGAACCACTTTTCACATGGACCTTAATAGGAACAATTCTTGGTGCAAGATTAGGACATGTAATTTTCTATCAACCGGAATTATTTAAAGAGGATTTCTGGAGTGTATTTCTTCCTATAAGCACCAAAAACGGAATTAAATTCACTGGATTTTCAGGATTAGCAAGTCATGGAGCAACCATTGCATTGATTCTTACCACTCTTTACTATTCATTTAAGATCATCAAGAAAAATCCTTTCTGGGTATATGACAGATTAGGCATTGTAGTGGCATTAGGAGGTGCATTTGTAAGAATGGGGAACTTCTTCAATTCAGAAATCGTAGGAAAACCTGCAGACCCTAATTCTCCATTTGCTTTACTTTTCCCACAACAAAGCAGCGAATACGGACTTACAGTTCCACGGTATCCAAGTCAATTATTTGAAGCGGTAGGCTATGTTGCACTCTTCATTTTGTTATGGGTACTTTATAGAAAAACGAATAAAAAGTACCAACAGGGATGGTTATTTGGATTATTCTTTATCATCCTTTGGGCGATCAGATTCTTCGTAGAATTCCTGAAAGAGCCACAGGGAGATGAATTCATTCAGATAGGAGGTTTAAATACCGGACAGGTTCTGTCTATTCCATTTATGATTGCCGGAGTAATCATCATGGTTGTTTCTAAGAAATTCAAAATTACTGAGGCTGAAAATGCAAAACCTGAATAATCAGGATATTCAGATCATCTCGGTTTAAAAATAGAAAAGGCAAATTTGTTTCATACAGATTTGCCTTTTTAAAGTTTAATTCGGTTTATTATTTTATAAATTTCGCTCTGTTTTTTTATTTAATTCTACAAAAACATTCCCCAATTCATTGATGACATCTGTTGGAAGCATAGATTCTTTCGAGTACTTTTTTGCCGCAAAGTCAGCAGCCTTTCCATGCAGCCAAACTCCTAAAATAGAGGTTTCTTTTTCCGAATACCCTTGTGCTAAAAGAGAAGTCAGGATTCCGGTCAGAATATCACCACTTCCTCCTTTGGCCAATCCGGCATTTCCGGTCACATTATAATAAACATCTCCTTCAGGAGTAATCACTTGTGTATGATGATCTTTCAGTATAATATAGATATCGAACTCCCTCGCTTTTTCTTTTGCTAATTCTAATCTTTTAAAAGAGTTTTCCGTTTTCCCAAACAGCCTTTCAAATTCTTTAGGATGCGGAGTCATAATTGACCTTTCAGGAATTAACTGAAGGTTGTTATGATTTTCAGAAATTATATTCAATGCATCGGCATCCAAGACTAATGGAGTATGATAATCTTTCAGAAAACTCAGGAGTCCCTTTTGAGTATCTTCATGTGTTCCTAAACCGGGACCTATTCCTACTGTTGTTCCTTTATCGGGATTAAAACTCTTTATATAGTGTTCTCCGCCTTCTATAAACATTGCTTCAGGGCAGGAAATTTGCACAATTTCATATCCACATTGAGGAGCCAATGTAAAAGTAAGCCCAGCACCGGTTTTCAATGCTGATTTTGTTGCCAATACAACCGCTCCGATCTTTCCATAACTTCCCCCAACAATAACTGCCTTACCATAATTTCCTTTGTGTGCGAATTCATTTCTCGATTTAAAAAGAGATTGAACAAAGTAATCATCTATTACAAAATAATTGGTTTTTGTTGTGTCACTATAATCTTTACTTAAACCAATATCCAAAACGATCACTTTTCCTGTGTATTTTCCAGTTTCCGGATGGAGAAAGCTTCTTTTCCAGCATTGGAAAGTCAGCGTATAATCAGCTTTTAAAACAACAAAATCACCCTCAAAAGTCTGATCAGCAGACAATCCTGAAGGAAGATCTATTGCTATTTTAATATGATCTTTTTTGTTGATCCAATCAACCATATCTCCATACCCTTCATCTAAAGGTCTCGATAATCCAGTTCCAAAAAGAGCATCAATAATAATAGTTTTATCATCAAACTTGTAATGCTCAATCTGACTGAAAGATCGAACGAAAATTCCAGAAGTACTTCCCAGCCTTTTAAGATTCACCCATGCATCTTCTGAGAACTCTCCTTTGATATCTTTAATAAAAACATCAACGTCAAAGCCTTTCAGATACAACATTCTCGCTACAGCAAACCCATCGCCGCCATTATTTCCATGACCACAAAACAAAACCACCCTTCTATGAACTTTACAATGTTCGGAGATCCAATTGGCGGCAGCCATTGAAGCTCTTTCCATCAATTGAATGGAAGATACAGGTTCATTGGAAATAGTAAACTGATCCCAACTCCGAATTTGTCCAGCTGTGAAGATTTTCATAAGTAAATCTGGTTTTTAAATAAATTATAAAGGATATTTCATTATGCTAAACCTCCGATAACAAAAATACAGAGACATCATTAATGAAATAAAATATAAGGATAAAGTTACAATTTCCATTAAAATGGATAATACAGATTTAGGATAAAAGCAAGCATTTTTGGAATAAAAAACTACAAAAAGTAGTGTTTTTTACATTTTTTAATTATATTTTTGTGTATATACTAATTAAAAAAATATAAATTATGGGATTTGTTAAGGAATTTAAAGAGTTTGCCTTTAAAGGAAATGTTCTCGATCTTGCTGTCGGTGTAATCATTGGTGCAGCATTTGGTAAAATTGTTTCATCTTTGGTGGAAGATGTTATCACTCCTTTGATCTTAAACCCTGCACTTAAAGCTGCAGGTGCGGAAAATATAGCTAAACTTACCTGGAATGGTGTTGCTTATGGAAATTTCCTTTCTGCTGTCATTAGTTTCCTATGTATTGCTATGGTTCTTTTCTTTATCATTAAAGGAGCTAATAAAGTTAACAAAAAAGAGGCTCCTGCTCCTGCCGGACCTACAGACGATCAAAAGCTATTAGCTGAGATCAGAGATTTGTTGAAAAGCAAAAACAATATATAATCTACTCTGTAACAGTTTACAATATAAAAGCACCTTCAAGAAGGTGCTTTTTTACTTTTATCTTATGGATTCAATTACTGAATCTGTAAAATACTTGAAATCTGATCAGCCAGAGAAAGTCCTATTCTATCCTGAGCTTCTAAAGTAGAAGCACCTGTGTGAGGCGTCAGGGAGATTTGGAGTGATTAAGGATCTCTTTAGAAGGTGTTGGCTCGTTAATGAAAACATCCAGTCCTGCAAACTTTACTTTACCGGAATCCAAAGCTTCCATTAAAGCAGATTCATCAATGACTCCACCTCTGGAACAGTTTACAATCGCTACTCCATCCTTCATAATCTCAAACTCATTTTTACCAATCATATATCCTTCTTTCTGAGCCGGAACGTGAAGAGTAATAAAATCTGAATGCTTCAATACTTCCTGCAAAGGTTCTGTTTCTATATCTACGTTGATAAACTGATTGTTATAGAACTTCACTTTAATACTTGCTCTTCCCACATTGTTATCTGCTGCAACGACTCTCATTCCAAGTCCAAGGGCAATTCTTGCTACCTCCTGACCTATTCTTCCCATTCCGATAATTCCGATGGTCTTTCCTCTTAGTTCAATTCCTGCCGCATATGCTTTTTTAAGCCCTGCAAACTCAGTATCACCTACCAAAGGCATCTTTCTGTTGGAATCCTGAAGGAATCTGGCTCCGGAAAATAAATGAGCAAAAACAAGTTCAGCAACAGACTCCGAAGACGCTGCCGGTGTATTGATGACATGAAGGCCTTTTTCTCTTGCATAGTCTACATCAATATTATCCATACCTACACCTCCTCTTCCTATAATTTCAAGAGAAGGGCAACCATCGATAATATCTTTCCTTACCTGCGTAGCACTTCTTACCAATAAAGTACGCACTTGGTGCTCATTAATATAATCTACTAAAAATTCCTGTGGAACTTTTGCAGTAATAACCTCGAATCCCTTTTCTGTTAATGCATCAATTCCAGATTGATCCAGGCCGTCATTAGCTAAAACTTTCATAAATACAACTATGTTTTAAAAGTAGAAAGATTTAAAAATTAAAGGATGTACTCCATTCAATTTTTAAATCTCTCATTATATTATTTTATTCTTCGTCTTCTTTGAATACTTCAATGGTTACTTGCTTTTCTACCAGGTCTGTAAATCTTCCCTTGTATCTTGTAGCTCTTACCAAATGATTATCGATCCAGTGATAATTACCTCCTCTCGGTTTTCCGCAGAGTACGCTGTGGTATTTGAAACCATGCTTATCCAACCAATCGATGGTGATTTGCTTTAAGTTTTCTGTTCTTGAGGTAAAGAAACAAATCTGATGCCCTTCATCATACCATTTATTAACGGTTGCCAAAGCATCAGGATATGGTTCACAGGTAACCATTCTTTCTGGTTCTTCATTAGGAACGTCATCTGTAATGGTTCCATCTATATCGATTAAGTAATTTTTAACTCCATCCTTAAGAATAGGACTAATGTGCTCTACGTATTCTAATTCCATCACGAAAATTTGTGAAACAAAGTTAAGTCTTTTATACCTACCAAGTGTATTAATCTTGGTTTATGTTAAAAATTTACTACAAAAATCGTTATTTAATAAATAATATAAACATTTTATTCATTATTTCAGGCCTTATGATTAAAAATTTTCATTTACAATTTTAGTTTTAGGTATTGGTATTGATAAAATTTGGAGATTTAGCGAAACTTACTTTATATTTCAAATTTCTTTTTCATTCCCTTCCTTATCATTCAAAAGATAGAATGTTTTCTGAAAAATTTCCAAAATACATTTATTACACTTACATTTGTAGAAATGGAAGAATTTGTAGTTTTAGTAAATCCTGATGATGTAGTTTTGGGTTTGATGGAGAAACAGCAGGCTCACGTTAATGGCCTGTTACACCGTGCTTTTTCTGTATTTCTGTTTAACAACAATGGCGAAATGCTGCTTCAGAAAAGAGCGTCAGGAAAATACCATTCTCCCAACCAATGGACCAATGCAGTATGTTCACACCCAAGAATTGGGGAAACTTATCTGGCCGGAGCCCAACGAAGGCTCAAAGAAGAATTGGGAATTGAGACTGAACTGTCAGAAAAATTCAACTTCATTTATAAAGCAGATGTAGGTGGTGATCTCTGGGAGCACGAGCTAGATCATGTCTTTGTAGGAAATTATGAATCCGATTTAATCTGAATAAAGAGGAAGTGGAAGAAGTAAGATTTATTTCTCCTGAAGATCTTGATAAAGAAATTTCTGAAAATCCTGAACATTTTACTGCATGGTTCAAAATCATCCTTGAAGAATATAAACACCATTTTTAACGATGAAAAAAATACTTCTTTTTACTACCATACTATCAGGAAGTTTGTTTTTTGCCCAAAAGACAAATTCTTATGATAGCCCAAACTACTCTATCAACGTTCCTGAAGGTTGGAGATCTACTAATGATAGTGATATCGTTAATATTTTCCCTACCAATGAAATTGGAGCCATTACCATTTCCGAATACCACGACTTGAATTTGCCCAAAGCCGAAACAAAGAAATTCATTCTGGCTCTTTATAAATCGCAAGATGAAGAAAAAAAGGTAAAGGAAAATAGAAGTAAAAAAGGATACACGGAATATTATTACGAATATTTTGATGAAAAAGAAAAACTATTCTGGATTACAAGAGCCTTTCAGAAGGATAAAGACTTGTATCTGGTCACCATTAATTGTGGCCAAAAATTCTGGAATGGAAACTATATGACCCTATTCAATGAGACTTTTAACAGTTTTAAAATAAAGAAATAAAAATTAAATATGAAGAAAACAGCTTTGTACGACAAACATGTTTCCTTGGGAGCTAAGATCGTACCTTTCGCAGGTTTTGAAATGCCTGTACAATATTCAGGAGTAACGGAAGAGCATTTTGCAGTAAGAGAAAAAGCAGGATTGTTTGATGTTTCCCACATGGGTCAGTTTTTTATCGAAGGTTCGGGATCAAAAGATCTTTTACAATTCGTGACGACTAACAATGTAGATGCTCTTGAAAACGGAAAAGCTCAGTACTCATGTCTTCCAAATGAAAACGGAGGAATTGTGGACGACCTTATCGTTTACAAAATGGAAGATGATAAATATTTTGTAGTAGTCAACGCTTCCAATATTGATAAAGACTGGAATCATATCTCAAAATACAATACGTTCGGAGCGAAAATGACCAATGCTTCTGATGACATGTCATTATTAGCCGTTCAGGGTCCTAAGGCTACTGAAATTCTTCAAAAGCTTACTGATGTAAACCTTTCTGAAATCCCTTACTATAACTTTACAGTAGGAAGTGTAGCAGGAGTAAATGATATCATTATTTCCAATACAGGATACACGGGAAGCGGAGGTTTTGAGATCTATTTCAAAAACGAAAGCGCAGAAAAACTTTGGGATGAAATAATGAAAGCTGGTGAAGCAGAAGGAATTATTCCTTGTGGATTGGCTTCCAGAGATACTTTAAGACTTGAAAAAGGATTCTGCTTATACGGAAATGATATTGATGATACAACTTCTCCCATTGAAGCTGGTTTAGGATGGATTACTAAATTTGATAAAGAATTCGTTTCTAAAGATACTTTTGCAAAACAAAAAGAGGAAGGTGTTACAAGAAAATTAGTAGCCTTCGAACTTCAGGATAAAGGAGTTCCAAGACACGACTACCCTGTTGTAGATGCTGAAGGAAATGTAATCGGAAAAGTAACTTCAGGAACTCAGTCTCCAATGAAAAAGATCGGTTTAGGTCTTGCTTATGTAGACAAGCCTCACTTCAAATTAGGTTCTGAGATCTTTATTCAGGTAAGAAACAAAAACCTTCCTGCAAAAGTAGTGAAAGCTCCTTTTGTATAATGAATCTCATACAATATAGAATAAGAGACTATCTTCGGATAGTCTCTTTTCTTTTAATTATTTTATTTCAGAAATAGGAAATTTACACTCTTAGTTTCCTTAAAATTTCAACCCAAAATACTTTTGAACTGAATAAAAAAGAGACTGTAAAACCTTACAATCTCTATATTCTTATCTGCAGTAACAGCAAAGTGATCTGTCCGGAGTACACATATCTCCTCTTCCTGGATGATTGGAGACTACACCTCCTGCTTCACCACAAAGTGTAAAACAATTAGGAACAATAACTTTTCCCCCACCTTTAATTTCTTTTAATGCTAACCTGTTAAGTTTCTGGGCTTTAAAAATGTTTTGATTCATAATAATAGTTTTTGATTATTTAAATATAAGAATAAAAACATTAAAATATTATATACCAACATTTTAAATAAAAAAATAAGCTCCGCAAGCGGAGCCTAAGTTTATATTTATTGAGCTAAATTATTATTCTACTCCAAAGAATGTTCTTAGAGCCTCTATGTTATTTTTATCATTCCCTATAAAAATCTCTTTATCTGTGATAAAAACTGGACGCTTTAAGAAGGTATAGTGATCCAATAATAATTCTTTGAAATCTTTTTCTCTCAAAG
This is a stretch of genomic DNA from Chryseobacterium tructae. It encodes these proteins:
- a CDS encoding replication-associated recombination protein A, whose product is MNQNIPLAEKLRPKTLEDVLGQEHLTGEKGTIRKMIENNSLNSLIFWGPPGTGKTTLAEIISESSGRKFYKLSAVSSGVKDVRDVIDDAKKQNLFSGKSPILFIDEIHRFNKSQQDSLLHAVEKGWIVLIGATTENPSFEVVSALLSRSQVYVLKALSYEKLEELVDIASERYNKEEGADFKVLEKEALIQYSGGDARKLINSVELVLNQYRNSETKEIINSDVLEVLQETMALYDKNGEQHYDIISAFIKSMRGSDPNGAVYWLARMLAGGEDIKFIARRMLILAAEDIGLANPNALVIANNCFQAVNVIGNPEARIILSEAAIYLAVSPKSNSAYMAINEALALVKQTGNLPVPLHLRNAPTKLMKDMDYGKEYKYAHSYEGNFVDQDFLPQEIKDVKLYEPGNNATEKKIYEELKKKWGKKY
- a CDS encoding DUF2339 domain-containing protein, whose product is MLFRKKLSIANDLETGLIYLFMILIMINISVSTSSIVTDILSKQLQNSFYLLHLLQWIPFIYVSVKIIPDTKFHQSKISYWIISLAFIVSVSCELHHLYVLIVSKDLPDSYAAKNHFNILYLPIIWTILASLFIYIGLKRNIQEYNKVGFALIGLMVVKLYGYDVWQMDNISRISAFIALGIILLLSSFTFQRLKNIIKNMVDKKEENQRNQDL
- a CDS encoding LNS2 domain-containing protein, whose product is MELEYVEHISPILKDGVKNYLIDIDGTITDDVPNEEPERMVTCEPYPDALATVNKWYDEGHQICFFTSRTENLKQITIDWLDKHGFKYHSVLCGKPRGGNYHWIDNHLVRATRYKGRFTDLVEKQVTIEVFKEDEE
- the mscL gene encoding large conductance mechanosensitive channel protein MscL; translation: MGFVKEFKEFAFKGNVLDLAVGVIIGAAFGKIVSSLVEDVITPLILNPALKAAGAENIAKLTWNGVAYGNFLSAVISFLCIAMVLFFIIKGANKVNKKEAPAPAGPTDDQKLLAEIRDLLKSKNNI
- the lgt gene encoding prolipoprotein diacylglyceryl transferase codes for the protein MWDPSKGIHLGAFTLHFYSLMFVLAFGLGYILMTRIFKIDHVNQKYLEPLFTWTLIGTILGARLGHVIFYQPELFKEDFWSVFLPISTKNGIKFTGFSGLASHGATIALILTTLYYSFKIIKKNPFWVYDRLGIVVALGGAFVRMGNFFNSEIVGKPADPNSPFALLFPQQSSEYGLTVPRYPSQLFEAVGYVALFILLWVLYRKTNKKYQQGWLFGLFFIILWAIRFFVEFLKEPQGDEFIQIGGLNTGQVLSIPFMIAGVIIMVVSKKFKITEAENAKPE
- a CDS encoding DUF2339 domain-containing protein; its protein translation is MNEYFAVILIIVIAIIFNNLNTKIRKLEKEVSDLNSKINKKAPHTEIPQEAPLAKETIIPSQTQIHEPQRETITPDENTEHAPLIQKDWLHPVFEFLKQNILTVIGIFTLVLGIGYFVKYAIDKNWIGETARAGIGLCTGTIIILVGHFLRKNYKTFASIITGGGIAVLYFTTTIAFQEYHLFTQNTAFVITSVITAISIILSYYYKSEVLIIFSLIGGFTAPLMISTGESNYLFLFTYLTLLNIGMLAVAFLQHWKSVGWTAYVFTSIYLFYWTVDFPELLSVTFYLISYVIFYIFALLDYFRKDQLSVYDILMLALINCSSVIGLTYIFNELQYEPVIIFPLIFALVNTILLFREYGKRNFGTSFSVFAGITVSLITIAVALQFKTHLITSVWAIEASLLLFIWKKTGHKIFKTCFHVLFPLVIFAQIITWCEYFNAKDLNIIFNPVFLTSLVTIVSTGINLYLLKNNNKETNTEINPFFEDLITLASYGVIYTAVLLEIIYHINDMPWAVITSVGLLYSIFIFSFYCCSEKN
- the gcvT gene encoding glycine cleavage system aminomethyltransferase GcvT; translated protein: MKKTALYDKHVSLGAKIVPFAGFEMPVQYSGVTEEHFAVREKAGLFDVSHMGQFFIEGSGSKDLLQFVTTNNVDALENGKAQYSCLPNENGGIVDDLIVYKMEDDKYFVVVNASNIDKDWNHISKYNTFGAKMTNASDDMSLLAVQGPKATEILQKLTDVNLSEIPYYNFTVGSVAGVNDIIISNTGYTGSGGFEIYFKNESAEKLWDEIMKAGEAEGIIPCGLASRDTLRLEKGFCLYGNDIDDTTSPIEAGLGWITKFDKEFVSKDTFAKQKEEGVTRKLVAFELQDKGVPRHDYPVVDAEGNVIGKVTSGTQSPMKKIGLGLAYVDKPHFKLGSEIFIQVRNKNLPAKVVKAPFV
- the yidD gene encoding membrane protein insertion efficiency factor YidD — translated: MKLTFNKIITFPLVILIKFYQWFISPLLPKNCRYEPTCSHYMIESLRVHGIFKGFWLGFKRILRCHPWGGSGYDPVPPKHNHQ
- a CDS encoding NAD(P)H-hydrate dehydratase; the encoded protein is MKIFTAGQIRSWDQFTISNEPVSSIQLMERASMAAANWISEHCKVHRRVVLFCGHGNNGGDGFAVARMLYLKGFDVDVFIKDIKGEFSEDAWVNLKRLGSTSGIFVRSFSQIEHYKFDDKTIIIDALFGTGLSRPLDEGYGDMVDWINKKDHIKIAIDLPSGLSADQTFEGDFVVLKADYTLTFQCWKRSFLHPETGKYTGKVIVLDIGLSKDYSDTTKTNYFVIDDYFVQSLFKSRNEFAHKGNYGKAVIVGGSYGKIGAVVLATKSALKTGAGLTFTLAPQCGYEIVQISCPEAMFIEGGEHYIKSFNPDKGTTVGIGPGLGTHEDTQKGLLSFLKDYHTPLVLDADALNIISENHNNLQLIPERSIMTPHPKEFERLFGKTENSFKRLELAKEKAREFDIYIILKDHHTQVITPEGDVYYNVTGNAGLAKGGSGDILTGILTSLLAQGYSEKETSILGVWLHGKAADFAAKKYSKESMLPTDVINELGNVFVELNKKTERNL